From the genome of Virgibacillus proomii, one region includes:
- the rpsP gene encoding 30S ribosomal protein S16 → MAVKIRLKRMGSKRNPFYRIVVADSRAPRDGRSIEQIGTYNPVVNPVEVKIDEEKALDWMQKGAKPSDTVRNLFSKEGIMKKFHEQKNEIAK, encoded by the coding sequence ATGGCAGTTAAAATTCGTTTAAAGCGTATGGGATCGAAAAGAAATCCATTTTACCGCATCGTTGTGGCTGATTCACGTGCCCCACGTGATGGACGTTCGATCGAGCAAATTGGAACATACAATCCTGTAGTCAATCCAGTAGAAGTTAAAATAGATGAAGAGAAAGCACTTGACTGGATGCAAAAAGGTGCAAAGCCTAGTGATACAGTTCGAAATCTATTCTCAAAAGAAGGCATCATGAAAAAGTTTCACGAACAAAAAAATGAAATTGCAAAGTAG
- a CDS encoding KH domain-containing protein: MRTLIETIVTSLVDHPEEIKVTEAEEDTKIVYHLSVHPDDVGKVIGRNGRIAKAIRTVVYAAKTDSNKRVFLDIM; this comes from the coding sequence ATGAGGACCCTTATTGAAACAATTGTTACGTCACTTGTAGATCATCCGGAAGAAATTAAAGTTACGGAAGCTGAAGAGGATACCAAGATTGTTTATCACTTGTCCGTTCATCCAGATGATGTTGGTAAGGTGATCGGTAGAAATGGACGAATTGCAAAAGCGATTCGAACAGTTGTCTATGCAGCGAAAACAGATAGCAATAAGCGTGTTTTTCTAGATATTATGTAA
- a CDS encoding YlqD family protein, whose amino-acid sequence MQIIKKVQVKQVITEQSKEEIKANFLHHKMRLEQECQQLLFEQRKLKNKSGFSKQEIDQRFQQEINNRKEKIKLAEFKMDQLDMLEIGSEIVEKEVEALVEVSEGSHWDEIMGKSAIVVKDNVVIRIEE is encoded by the coding sequence GTGCAAATAATTAAAAAGGTCCAAGTTAAGCAAGTAATTACAGAACAGAGCAAAGAAGAAATAAAAGCGAATTTTCTTCATCATAAAATGCGACTTGAACAAGAGTGTCAACAGCTGCTGTTTGAACAACGAAAATTAAAGAATAAATCAGGGTTCTCTAAACAAGAAATCGACCAGCGTTTTCAACAAGAAATTAATAATCGTAAAGAAAAGATAAAACTAGCCGAATTTAAAATGGATCAACTGGACATGCTGGAGATTGGTAGTGAGATTGTTGAAAAGGAAGTTGAAGCTCTTGTTGAGGTCTCTGAGGGATCGCATTGGGATGAAATAATGGGAAAAAGCGCTATTGTTGTAAAGGATAATGTGGTAATACGAATTGAAGAATAG
- the rimM gene encoding ribosome maturation factor RimM (Essential for efficient processing of 16S rRNA) — MQERLFTVGKIINTHGIKGEVKVLRITDFEDRFQIGNTLFVIKANQYPFQVTIANHRVHKGFDLLQFEGFHNINDILPFKGCELKISESQLTELEENEYYYHEIIGCLVVTEAGEEIGTIKEILSPGANDVWVAKRKQGKDVLIPYIKEVVLQVDVAKKKVTIRPMEGLLD; from the coding sequence ATGCAAGAACGGTTATTTACAGTTGGAAAAATAATTAATACCCATGGAATAAAAGGAGAAGTAAAAGTATTACGGATTACTGACTTCGAAGATCGCTTTCAAATTGGGAATACATTATTTGTAATAAAGGCCAATCAATACCCTTTTCAAGTTACCATTGCGAATCATCGTGTACATAAAGGCTTCGATTTACTTCAGTTTGAAGGCTTTCATAATATAAATGATATTTTACCGTTTAAAGGTTGTGAGTTAAAGATCAGTGAATCACAACTTACGGAATTGGAAGAGAATGAATATTATTATCATGAAATTATCGGGTGTTTGGTGGTCACTGAAGCTGGCGAAGAAATAGGAACAATCAAAGAAATTTTATCACCGGGAGCAAATGATGTCTGGGTTGCAAAAAGAAAACAAGGGAAAGATGTACTTATTCCTTATATTAAAGAAGTAGTGCTCCAAGTAGATGTAGCTAAAAAGAAAGTGACCATTAGGCCAATGGAAGGACTGTTGGACTAA
- the trmD gene encoding tRNA (guanosine(37)-N1)-methyltransferase TrmD, with protein MHMDVLTLFPEMFYGVMNASILKKAQDKNKFSYNLINFRDYSENKHQKVDDYPYGGGAGMVLTPQPIFDAVDAIKTKRNTKPRIILMCPQGEQFQQEKAEELAKEEHLIFICGHYEGFDERIRHLATDELSIGDYVLTGGELGAMVVIDSVVRLLPDVLGNKASAPQDSFSTGLLEHPHYTRPANFRGMKVPDVLLSGDHPKIEAWRKREAIRRTFERRNDLLEKIDLPRDLQVFLDEIKNSANGNK; from the coding sequence ATGCATATGGATGTTTTAACGCTCTTCCCTGAAATGTTTTATGGCGTGATGAACGCATCGATTTTAAAAAAAGCGCAGGATAAGAATAAATTTAGTTATAATTTAATTAATTTTCGTGATTACTCTGAAAATAAGCATCAAAAGGTGGATGATTACCCATATGGTGGTGGTGCCGGAATGGTATTGACGCCACAGCCTATTTTTGATGCCGTAGATGCCATCAAAACGAAACGTAATACGAAGCCAAGAATAATTTTAATGTGCCCTCAAGGGGAACAATTTCAACAGGAAAAGGCAGAGGAACTAGCCAAAGAAGAACATTTAATTTTCATTTGCGGTCATTATGAGGGCTTTGATGAACGAATTAGACATCTAGCAACAGATGAACTATCCATAGGCGATTATGTGTTAACGGGCGGTGAATTAGGAGCGATGGTAGTCATTGATAGTGTTGTCCGTCTTTTGCCTGATGTATTAGGTAATAAAGCTTCAGCTCCACAAGATTCTTTTTCTACTGGTTTACTTGAGCATCCACATTACACACGCCCTGCTAATTTTCGAGGCATGAAGGTTCCAGACGTATTACTCTCGGGGGACCACCCAAAAATAGAAGCATGGAGAAAACGAGAGGCAATTAGGCGAACGTTTGAACGAAGAAATGATCTACTAGAAAAGATAGATTTACCACGAGATCTCCAAGTGTTTCTAGATGAAATAAAAAATTCTGCTAATGGAAATAAGTAG
- the rplS gene encoding 50S ribosomal protein L19 → MQKLLEEITKDQLRTDHPDFRAGDTVKVHVKVVEGSRERIQVFEGVVIKRQNGGISETFTVRKLSYGVGVERTFPVHSPRIDKIEVTRRGSVRRAKLYYLRNLRGKAARIKERR, encoded by the coding sequence TTGCAAAAATTGCTTGAAGAAATTACAAAAGACCAACTTCGTACGGATCATCCTGATTTTCGTGCAGGGGATACAGTTAAAGTCCACGTGAAAGTTGTGGAAGGTTCTCGTGAACGTATTCAGGTATTTGAAGGTGTCGTAATTAAACGACAAAATGGCGGAATTAGTGAAACATTTACGGTGAGAAAATTATCTTACGGTGTAGGTGTTGAGCGTACATTCCCTGTACATTCACCTCGTATCGATAAAATTGAAGTAACCCGCCGTGGTAGCGTACGTCGCGCGAAACTATACTATCTACGTAATCTTCGCGGAAAAGCGGCTCGTATAAAAGAACGTCGCTAA
- the lepB gene encoding signal peptidase I translates to MADKPKERKNEWWDWLKALLIALGVAFIIRTFFFAAIVVDGPSMLPTLQNGDQMIVNKFTYHFQEPERYDIVVFHASSEKDFIKRVIGLPGEHVEVKDNVLYINGKEMSQPFLTDQQAYQIQTNDFTLEDLPGKHHKIPENYVLVLGDNRENSTDSRVIGLVSLDQIVGKTGLIYWPIDRIQIIGK, encoded by the coding sequence GTGGCAGACAAACCGAAAGAAAGAAAAAATGAATGGTGGGACTGGTTAAAAGCACTTTTAATCGCTCTTGGTGTGGCCTTTATTATAAGAACATTCTTTTTTGCCGCAATTGTAGTTGATGGACCGTCTATGTTGCCTACATTACAAAACGGGGATCAAATGATCGTAAATAAATTCACGTACCATTTTCAAGAGCCTGAACGATATGATATTGTCGTTTTCCATGCTTCATCAGAAAAAGATTTTATAAAACGTGTAATCGGTCTGCCAGGTGAACATGTTGAAGTAAAGGATAATGTATTATACATTAATGGTAAAGAAATGAGTCAGCCCTTTTTAACCGATCAACAAGCATACCAAATACAAACCAATGACTTTACATTGGAAGATCTTCCTGGTAAGCACCATAAGATCCCGGAAAATTATGTGCTCGTCTTAGGAGATAATAGAGAAAATTCAACAGATAGCCGGGTAATCGGACTAGTTTCTCTGGATCAAATTGTCGGGAAAACAGGCTTGATTTATTGGCCCATTGATCGGATACAAATTATTGGAAAGTAG
- the ylqF gene encoding ribosome biogenesis GTPase YlqF yields the protein MTIQWFPGHMAKAKREVVEKLKLVDFVIELVDARAPLSSQNPMLQDILQHKSKITLMMKSDLADPRVTDQWLFYFKEREVPAIAVNVNNKQDMKRVIQLAKEQAQIKLDKLKAKGIQSRAARAMIIGIPNVGKSTLINRLANKKIAKTGDKPGVTKQQLWIKVKKDFELLDTPGILWPKFEEEAVGYRLAAIGTIKDQLLPMQDIAAFVINYMKVHYPNNLEKRYNLSQDMEDMWDIFVTIGKQRGALESGGKVNLSKVSEIVIQDLRSGRLGNISLEAPGEKLLDKKKRYRI from the coding sequence ATGACAATTCAATGGTTTCCTGGACATATGGCAAAGGCGAAGCGAGAAGTAGTGGAAAAACTAAAGTTAGTCGATTTTGTAATAGAATTAGTCGATGCAAGAGCGCCTCTGTCCTCACAAAATCCAATGCTACAAGATATCTTGCAACATAAATCCAAAATTACGTTGATGATGAAAAGCGATCTAGCTGATCCACGAGTTACAGATCAATGGCTTTTCTATTTTAAGGAACGAGAAGTTCCAGCGATTGCAGTTAATGTAAATAATAAACAGGATATGAAGCGGGTCATTCAATTAGCAAAAGAACAAGCCCAAATAAAATTGGATAAGCTTAAGGCAAAAGGAATTCAGTCACGTGCTGCTCGAGCGATGATTATCGGAATACCAAATGTTGGCAAATCAACCCTCATCAATCGATTAGCTAATAAAAAGATTGCAAAAACTGGTGATAAGCCGGGTGTTACGAAACAGCAGTTGTGGATTAAAGTTAAAAAGGATTTTGAACTGCTAGATACACCAGGCATACTATGGCCAAAATTCGAGGAGGAAGCAGTTGGATATCGTCTAGCCGCCATTGGTACGATTAAAGATCAGCTGTTACCAATGCAGGATATCGCGGCTTTTGTCATTAACTATATGAAAGTTCATTATCCTAACAACCTTGAAAAACGATATAACTTAAGTCAAGATATGGAGGATATGTGGGATATTTTTGTAACCATCGGTAAACAACGTGGGGCATTGGAAAGTGGTGGAAAGGTGAATTTATCTAAAGTTTCAGAAATTGTGATTCAAGATTTGCGTTCAGGTAGACTAGGTAATATTTCCTTAGAAGCGCCGGGAGAAAAGTTGCTTGATAAGAAAAAAAGATATAGGATTTGA
- a CDS encoding ribonuclease HII: protein MKKQSIAQLKQLFELGKVTDEVIEKLRVDERKGVQQLITSYEKQQLKIQALKKRHLEMSVFEKSYYNKGFKYIAGVDEAGRGPLAGPVVAAAVILPIDFVLLGLDDSKQLTEAKRNQYYHYIKDQAISYGISIISSKIIDQINIYEATKSAMYHAINQLDPEPDHVLIDAVRLDQLTCSSEAITKGDASSISIAAASVLAKVTRDQYMKQLHKQYPMYEFASNMGYGTKQHLQKLKQHGVCPHHRRSFAPIKQISI, encoded by the coding sequence ATGAAAAAACAATCCATTGCTCAACTAAAACAATTATTTGAATTAGGGAAAGTAACAGACGAAGTGATCGAAAAATTACGTGTAGATGAACGAAAAGGGGTACAACAATTAATAACAAGCTATGAAAAACAACAACTAAAAATACAAGCATTGAAGAAAAGGCATCTGGAAATGTCAGTGTTTGAAAAGTCCTATTATAATAAGGGATTCAAATATATTGCTGGTGTGGATGAAGCCGGCAGAGGTCCACTAGCTGGACCAGTCGTTGCGGCAGCAGTTATCCTTCCTATTGATTTTGTATTATTAGGCTTGGATGATTCCAAGCAGCTAACAGAAGCAAAGCGTAACCAGTATTATCATTATATTAAAGACCAGGCGATAAGTTATGGAATTTCTATCATTAGCAGTAAAATTATTGACCAGATCAATATTTACGAAGCCACAAAGTCAGCAATGTATCATGCGATCAATCAGTTAGATCCAGAGCCAGATCATGTTCTCATTGATGCAGTTCGCCTAGATCAACTTACCTGTTCATCAGAAGCGATAACGAAAGGAGATGCAAGCAGTATTTCTATCGCTGCAGCAAGTGTTTTAGCAAAAGTCACTAGAGATCAATATATGAAACAATTACATAAGCAGTACCCAATGTATGAATTTGCTTCAAATATGGGTTATGGAACGAAGCAGCACTTACAAAAGCTGAAGCAACATGGTGTTTGTCCCCATCATCGGCGCTCTTTTGCACCGATTAAACAAATATCCATCTAA
- a CDS encoding EscU/YscU/HrcU family type III secretion system export apparatus switch protein: MKQNRRKAAALRYDETRHAVPVVTAIGKGWLAEDIVERAKENDIPILEDASLVELLAQLNINETIPEELYEAVAEVFAFVYRADQQLK; the protein is encoded by the coding sequence ATGAAACAAAATAGACGTAAAGCAGCAGCGTTACGGTATGATGAAACGCGTCATGCGGTTCCCGTCGTTACTGCGATAGGTAAAGGATGGTTAGCAGAAGATATCGTTGAAAGAGCAAAGGAGAACGATATTCCGATTCTTGAAGATGCTTCATTAGTTGAATTATTAGCACAGTTAAATATTAATGAGACGATTCCAGAAGAACTTTATGAAGCAGTTGCCGAAGTTTTTGCTTTTGTGTATCGTGCTGATCAGCAATTAAAGTAA
- the sucC gene encoding ADP-forming succinate--CoA ligase subunit beta, protein MNIHEHQGKEILRQYGVNVPNGYVAYTVDEAVEAAKKLGSDVTVVKAQIHAGGRGKAGGVKVAKNVEEVRTYADEILGKTLVTHQTGPKGQVVKRLLIEEGCDIKKEYYIGVVLDRATSRVVMMASEEGGTEIEEVAAATPEKIFKEVIDPVIGLAPYQARRLAFNINIPHELLGKAVKFMMGLYTAFVEKDCSIAEINPLVTTGDGEVLALDAKLNFDDNALFRQSDIMDLRDLDEEDEKEIEASKYDLSYISLDGNIGCMVNGAGLAMSTMDIIKHYGGEPANFLDVGGGATAEKVTEAFKIILSDSNVRGIFVNIFGGIMKCDVIAEGVVEATKQVGLEIPLVVRLEGTNVVKGKEILNSSGLNIMSASSMADGAKKIVSMVE, encoded by the coding sequence ATGAACATTCATGAGCATCAAGGGAAAGAAATTTTGCGACAATACGGCGTTAACGTTCCTAATGGATACGTTGCATATACAGTCGATGAAGCTGTGGAAGCTGCAAAGAAATTAGGAAGCGATGTCACAGTAGTAAAAGCGCAAATCCATGCTGGCGGTCGCGGCAAAGCTGGTGGCGTTAAAGTTGCAAAAAATGTAGAAGAAGTGCGTACATACGCAGATGAAATTCTAGGAAAAACATTAGTAACACATCAAACAGGACCAAAAGGGCAAGTAGTTAAGCGATTATTAATCGAAGAAGGCTGCGATATTAAAAAAGAATATTATATTGGTGTTGTACTTGATCGAGCAACATCGCGTGTAGTTATGATGGCATCTGAAGAAGGTGGCACAGAAATTGAAGAAGTAGCAGCTGCTACACCAGAAAAAATCTTTAAAGAAGTAATCGACCCAGTTATCGGCTTAGCTCCTTACCAAGCACGGAGACTTGCTTTTAATATTAATATTCCACATGAGTTGTTAGGGAAAGCGGTTAAATTTATGATGGGGCTTTATACAGCTTTTGTAGAAAAAGATTGTTCCATTGCTGAAATCAACCCATTAGTAACTACAGGAGATGGCGAAGTGTTGGCGCTCGATGCAAAATTAAATTTTGATGACAACGCTTTATTTCGTCAATCCGATATTATGGATTTACGAGACCTAGACGAAGAAGACGAAAAAGAAATTGAGGCTTCTAAGTATGATCTAAGCTATATTTCTTTAGATGGTAATATTGGTTGTATGGTTAATGGAGCCGGTCTTGCTATGTCAACGATGGACATTATTAAACATTATGGCGGAGAACCTGCAAACTTCCTTGATGTTGGAGGCGGTGCCACAGCTGAAAAGGTAACAGAAGCTTTTAAAATAATCTTGTCTGATAGTAATGTAAGAGGGATCTTTGTCAATATCTTCGGTGGAATTATGAAATGTGATGTTATTGCAGAAGGTGTTGTCGAAGCTACGAAACAGGTAGGATTAGAGATTCCGTTAGTAGTTCGTCTTGAGGGAACGAACGTTGTTAAAGGAAAAGAGATTTTAAACTCCTCCGGACTAAATATTATGTCAGCAAGTTCTATGGCTGATGGCGCTAAAAAGATTGTCTCAATGGTTGAATAA
- the sucD gene encoding succinate--CoA ligase subunit alpha, translating to MGVYVNKDTKVIVQGITGGTARFHTKQMIEYGTKIVGGVTPKKGGTKVEGVPVFNTVQEAVEATDATASVIYVPAPFAADAIMEAVDAELDLVICITEHIPVLDMVKVKRYMEGKKTRLIGPNCPGVITADESKIGIMPGYIHKKGHIGVVSRSGTLTYEAVHQLSEAGYGQTTAVGIGGDPVNGTNFIDVLEAFNNDPETYAVMMIGEIGGTAEEEAAEWVKANMKKPVVGFIGGATAPPGKRMGHAGAIISGGKGTAEEKIRVMNECGIKVAETPAVMGETMIKVLEENGLKEKCKTH from the coding sequence ATGGGCGTATATGTAAATAAAGATACAAAAGTAATTGTCCAAGGTATTACTGGTGGAACAGCAAGATTCCATACAAAACAAATGATTGAATACGGTACGAAAATTGTTGGTGGTGTAACACCTAAAAAAGGTGGTACAAAAGTTGAAGGGGTTCCTGTGTTTAATACGGTACAGGAAGCGGTTGAAGCAACCGATGCAACGGCCTCTGTTATTTATGTCCCAGCACCATTTGCTGCAGATGCGATTATGGAAGCAGTGGACGCGGAGTTGGATTTAGTAATTTGTATTACGGAGCATATTCCTGTTTTGGATATGGTAAAAGTAAAGCGCTATATGGAAGGAAAGAAGACACGTTTAATTGGACCGAATTGCCCTGGAGTTATTACAGCAGACGAAAGTAAAATTGGTATTATGCCTGGTTATATTCATAAAAAAGGTCATATTGGTGTTGTATCTCGTTCTGGTACTCTTACCTACGAAGCTGTACATCAATTATCGGAGGCCGGTTATGGTCAAACGACAGCGGTTGGTATCGGTGGAGATCCTGTAAATGGAACTAATTTTATTGATGTATTAGAAGCTTTTAATAATGACCCAGAAACGTATGCCGTCATGATGATTGGAGAAATCGGTGGAACTGCGGAAGAAGAAGCAGCTGAGTGGGTAAAAGCAAATATGAAAAAACCTGTAGTAGGATTCATTGGCGGTGCAACTGCACCTCCAGGAAAACGAATGGGTCATGCAGGAGCCATCATTTCCGGTGGAAAAGGTACTGCGGAAGAAAAAATTCGTGTTATGAACGAGTGTGGTATTAAAGTAGCAGAAACTCCAGCGGTAATGGGCGAAACAATGATTAAAGTACTCGAGGAAAATGGCTTGAAAGAAAAATGTAAAACACATTAA
- the dprA gene encoding DNA-processing protein DprA, with protein MQKDSSLQQLYQMTPQEINHYYQLPLKNATILYQDLHDDALLRQLELEFNDFHVVTILDKCFSPMLKAIQDPPLVLYALGDINLLKQFPTLSVIGTRNPSREAMRKVARMIKPLVCQNWLIVSGMAKGVDRIAHETTLDYQGKTIAVLGSGFYHIYPRENIKLFQKIIEQGLVLSEYSPSIQPTRYHFPERNRIISGLSFGTLVIEATQKSGTMITVDHALDQGREVFAVPGSLFSEQTKGCHLLIQDGAKLVMSANDILDEWNSLNNHTAFVKGKPGNFISKKNSEKV; from the coding sequence TTGCAAAAAGACAGTTCCCTTCAACAGTTGTATCAAATGACTCCACAAGAAATTAACCACTATTACCAACTCCCTCTAAAGAATGCAACTATCCTTTATCAAGATCTTCATGATGATGCATTATTGCGTCAGTTAGAATTAGAATTCAATGATTTTCATGTAGTTACAATCCTTGACAAATGTTTTTCCCCTATGTTAAAAGCTATTCAGGACCCTCCCCTTGTTTTATATGCATTAGGGGATATAAACTTACTAAAGCAATTTCCGACTTTAAGTGTAATTGGTACAAGAAATCCATCACGGGAAGCTATGCGTAAGGTAGCACGAATGATTAAACCTTTAGTTTGTCAAAACTGGTTAATTGTAAGCGGAATGGCTAAGGGAGTTGATCGAATCGCACATGAAACAACATTGGATTATCAAGGAAAAACGATAGCAGTGTTAGGCAGCGGATTTTATCATATTTATCCACGAGAGAACATAAAGCTTTTCCAAAAAATAATAGAGCAAGGGCTTGTTTTGTCTGAATACTCACCATCTATCCAACCGACCCGGTACCATTTTCCCGAAAGAAATCGAATTATAAGCGGCTTAAGTTTTGGAACGTTAGTAATCGAAGCAACCCAAAAAAGCGGAACAATGATCACAGTAGATCATGCATTAGACCAGGGAAGGGAAGTGTTTGCTGTTCCTGGTTCTCTGTTTAGCGAACAGACAAAAGGGTGTCACCTTCTGATTCAGGATGGAGCTAAATTAGTGATGAGCGCTAATGATATATTAGATGAGTGGAATAGCTTAAACAACCATACGGCTTTCGTAAAAGGAAAACCAGGAAATTTTATAAGCAAAAAAAATAGTGAAAAAGTTTGA